The genomic segment CGTCGTATGTGTACATTACAAATAATAATCTACAAATTGTTATCCCCCACTTTTTTACTCTTGATGTATACAGTTTAATTATCAAAGTACATTTTGTAATCTTAAGTCCTAAAAAGGGAATAGGAATTTTAAACAACTGAatgattttcaaaaatcaaatcatCAGACATATGAAATAACAATAGTAGCAGCAGCAGTAGAAAAAGTAGACCATATGAAATTAATAGAAATCAAGCAAATGTCCATCAACGAATATCGAGAAGTAAATTAATAGAAGAACAAGCATGGTTTAAAGAAAGGCTACATTGCCACAACTTTTTTGGAAAATATAAAGGAAATTAGCATCTAGCCCCAAATAGTTGAAATTGTCCAAATGATTTTCATTGGTTACACTACTATAGGCCACCAAAATCCATCATTGAACACAAGCTTCTCTTTTTAATGTATGGTCCGCAAATATATTAGTAAACAACAAAAAAAGGTGGTGCGGTGATATATCAACCCAATTACAGTTCTGTATGGAACCACACATGTAACAAATGTCAGTGTCCTTACCCGTGAATCAGCCTTTTGTGTTTCATGACAACCTCTATACTTCCAAAAGTAATCATGCCAAGTAATTCCGTATCAATTCATGGAATGTTAGTTTCAAGTTGAGAACCAGTCAAAATGTGTATTCAAACTTGGACTAATCATACCTTGCTACATAAAACTAACTACAAATACATAGGATTATAGATGTGTTCATTATTAAAGATCGGATTTATTAACATACACAAAAAATATAGTAAAACCATGACAAAATATAAGGCAATATTAATGCCATACCATGAATGAATAAGCTCAATCAAATTTCAAAGGGATTAGTTTTACAGAACAAAGTAACATCAAAAATTTACAATTGCATTTCACCTACAATCAATACTCTGAAATGTGTTGAAATCCTGGCCAAAGAGTTTGTGCAGGAGAAGTCCTGCCATGATACTTAGCAAAGCAACTAACAAGAAAAAGAACATGCATTATTAGTACACAATCTAAGGTCATATACCAAGAACAAACCCTCTAAAACTACACATtcaaacatacatacatacatatatatagacaaaGAGGGTGGGAGATGGACTTTGCTCCTCTTAAGAGGAGAGAATATTTACTCTTCGTAGGTCCAAAATCAATAATCAAGTGCTCAAATCGAAGATCCGCACCACTGATCATGATTTATACCACTAAAAAtgcccaaaaattaaaattcatgtgttttgatGATCTCTAACTTACGCTTCAAGTAGACAAAAAAATGGACAGTTTCCATTGTGCTATATGCTAAAATAcatgataaaacatttaaattAAGAATCCACCTTATTGACCATGATCTAAATATGTTAAAACATGTATAGATTGAAAATCAATAGATTTTAATGTTTAGATCATATATTTTAGCATACTTATTCAATGGAAACCATCCATTTCTTGTCTACTTAATACAAGGTTAAAGACCACCAAAACAAATGTTTTCTGATTTCTAGGCCTTCCTagtggtatatatatatatatatatactacatatacacacatataggtATAAAtataacacacacacacatgcattTATTTCAAAGGCATAAACTATAACAGATGAAAAGTCAATTGAGAAAAGTTAACAGAAGAAACATGAATTAATATTTCTGAAGAAACTCAAAGCAGACCTTAAAACCAGCAGGAGCAAGAACTTCCAATTCTCTGATAGGCCTATATTCCATGCCAAATATGCGCTGAACACCATCTGTCATTGACAATTTCAAGCACCTTTTAAATCCAGCAGGTGCATCATGATACCTTTCTCGAAGAGGAGCAGAGATGTTAATTATTTCATCAACCTAGAGGCATAAAATGGTTGATGTTAGACCTCTGTTCATATGCATGATTACAAAATCTTGGAAAGCAAGAAAAAAGTAACTGAATAGCAAGAGAATTGGTACAGAGTTAATGAAATGCTAAAAAAAATGGATACGGTCAGAAAATCATCTAACAAAAGCAGAACACTGCAATATTTCCACAGAAGCAACTCAACACCAATAACCAACAATGTACAATGACTAGAAAAAACATACTCAAGAACATTTAACAAAAACCTCAATTTATGAAATTTAAATCAGAATTAGCCTACCAAGTGACTTTCTTTCTGACTGAAACAAAAAGGTAGATATGCATGAATTGGTCATTGAAGGTAACTTTTTTGCTTTAACAAGGACAACTTATCAAGGATAATTTTTACCCTCCATTGCACAACCAAATAAACAAATGGTTTTGCATTCAATGAGAATGTGTCTAGAGCCAAATATACAATACTCAGTCATGACAAAACTTCTTGCTAGAAGCAAGTGTGTCGGGTGCAGATTCAGATGCAGGTACAGTGAAGCAGatctcttttaaaaataaaaaaagttaatAAGAAAATGCTTAGGAAGCGGATGCAAAGACGAGTTTTCTGCGAAGATTCTGAAGTAGATGCACCACCCTAAGCAAAAGATTCCTGTTACTCAGTTCAAAAACAAAAGATTATTTAAAGGTTTATTTGATAACAATAAATATTAAAACATGGTCATTGATTCATTCTTCATAGCAATAAGGACTGAGAAGACAAATTGAACAGGGAACATCATAACATGAATGCATAAAGTACCATatgataaaacaaaataatggaAAACAATAAAGCAAAGTAAAAGGTTTGTAGAGAAGCAAACCCTAGATTCTCccatcaaataaaaataaattatgacCGCATATCTCTCCATCAAGCCTTCTTAACACATTATAACTGCTATCAGTTGATTTAAGCTTAAGCTGGAACAGCTTcacaaatatatatttaatgcaCAGGTAGCTAGTTGTGATAAGATGCAGGCAGCATGTAACATAGAGTAAATACCtggaaaatatatatttaccaCACcactataatatttttttttaaacatgtATCTTGTCTGAATTGAAAATCATTGGCAAATAAATTTTAGTTTTCATTACATTGTTTAATAGGAATACACTTAAGTGTTAATGCAGGATCCTAGAATGAATTATTTGATTTTTCCAGCCCACAAATGGGATATGAAGGTTATAGTAACATGAATGGATGTGTCACATaaaaattgcttgttaatcTCAACAAAGAGCAACCAAGAACTCAGAAGCTAAATTggtgttattttaattttaagttcCATTACTTTAAAAACATAGATTAAGTTAAAAATTGGTTTGAAAATAAATTGCCAATTTTTCAGTAAGATTTTTAAGGGACATATTAAATGTTTTACTGTTTGTTCACAACAAATAAGCAATCGAGCAGAACTTGGATTGTGATTTTCCGTTCTAAAGTAGTTTGTAATATAGAGAaacataattttagatttttatttcaTGAAAACTCCTAATCAAGTGAAAGCAAATCAATCATAACAAACCACAGACCTTTAAAGACCATCTCAGATATCTAGGTCAAGACCATTACCCTAGGAGACAAACCTACACACCTGGAGAACGAAAGGCCCCTCCAGATCGGCCTTATGCATGGCTTGCACGTTCTCAGGAAGGACGCCAGCGCCACAGATATTcatgtcggagaggaggaactGCTCGAAGCACCTCCTCGCCTTACCGGCTATGTCCAGGCCCTCGAAGCCGGACCCGTAGCTCGTCAGGGCTTTGACGCAGAAGCCCAGCCATTCCGGCCGGAGCCGGAGGCCGAGCCTCCGGAGGAACTCATCGATCGGCCGCAGAGAGCCATCTAAGCCCGTCCATGGCACGGATAATGATCCGTCGTTGTCCTCGGGGGCTCCGGCGGGGCGAGcggggggcggcggcggaggggagGGCGGGGAGAGGACGTCCGGCACGTCGACGAAGTCGTCGTCGGATATCTCGAGGGGAGGATTGGGAGCAGCGGGGGGAGGATTGCGGTTAGGGCTAGGCTTTGGAGAGGTTAGGGTTTGGGGCCGCCGGTCGTCGTCGTCTTCGTCGGAGGAGCTCGGGAGCCTAAGCCTTCGCCTCATTTTCCCCCCCTTTTTCTCTCGTTTCTTTCGACTTGGGGGCTTTGCCGCCACTTTGCTTTCATGGCCTTTTATACCGGGGGATATTGGATCCGGATCACAGCAAGCTGGCCCGGATCCGAACCCAATAGCCTGGGGTGACTAACTGTATTAATGTGATTTAATTATGCATTGTATATAGTAGTTATCAAATCATTTTGTGGTcactatataaaaaaataataaaattaaaattaaaaagttgattttaataaatttattaaaattatttttaataaattttaaattattttttggttaatttattaaaaagttgaggaggaagaaaatcaaGGAATGTTGAACCAGTTCGTACCTATACCGAACCGGTTTGGTCTCTAACCAGTTCGATTCAGCGTTAAAAAGCGGTGCTGGACAGTACCGACCTGTGCCGGCCTGAACCCACCTAAACCGGCTGAACCGTACcagttccaaattttttttagatttttggaTACATAAACTAGGTTAAACCAGTGATACCAGTTCAGTACCTATTCGTACCGGTCTGAACCGGTACCAAACCAGTCCGATGACCGACCGGTACATCTATCAGTACCGGTTTGGCAATCTTTGGGTAAATGAAAAGCTCCACCTCTTCGGTTTATGCTTTGTTTCCCATATCTTGACCGTAGAATTATTTTATAACCACTAATATTCAAAAATGTGAATGAAGAATTAACAGTAAACCCCTCGCTTGTCCTCTTATTATTCTTATATCCACTTTTTGAATATAGATGGATGTCTTGCAGTCCTTTGCTGGAAAATTTCTCATGATCTAGCAACCAAGTATCTTTCTCCAATCCCCCCCATGAGGCTCCTGAGTTTTTGTACCTCCATGTCTCTCTGCCAATATCTTAAATAGATGTACTCAAATTAGTTTGATTCTAACATGGAACGAAAGAAGCAAGACCAAAATGTGATGCAACAAGAACCATGCATTTAGTATCATCCAAATTTGATTTAGCTTTGATTTTACCTTAGCTGTTGTACTGCTTCAAAAAGCTTTGGTTACTTCAATGAATCAATGGCCATGGCACCAAGACAAGGTCAACCGGCAAAAAaatacccttttttttaatttttttgcgaAGGAGTgaggagagagtgagagagtgaGAAGCTGTATCAAGGATCGTGCGGTGAAAGGGCTTTCTGTCGAGCACCAGGTGGGCGGACCGATGGGAGATCCCGGGCCTGGCAAGCCGAGGGGTGTCGATCGGCTCCAGCGGTCGGCTCCGGTGCAAGGGATTGCAGTGTCGTCTCCGGCGTGGTCTGCGGTGGCTCAAGGAAGAACAGTGCAGCCGGAAATATCCTATTTCCGGCCTAGTGTGGAGGAGTTGGCAGACCTGAAACGGCGGTTCCCTCGGATGGTAGTGGTTCCATCGGAGCGACTGGAGCAGGCCCGGACGGAGCAGGAGGGAAGGGCCGTCATCGTGAGGAGTATGGGGCGGCGCGTCCAGGCGGAGCTGGTTGCGCGAGATCTTCAAACTCGGAGTAAGTTAAAGGCTCTGATCGAAACTTTCCCAATGGCAAACGGGCTCATGACCATCCGCTTGAATGTtgaaacaagaggaagaaaagaactCATCTGCTACTACCTTGGGCATGCTTTTAAAGATTGCATCTGCTGCTCTCTCCAAAGACATACTCTTCATTTCACAGAACAAGGAGAATGCCACAGGGTGATAAATAACAAAAAATGGCAGTATACCAATGTTTATTTCATCCCACAAAAACAAGAAATTGGAGAATGTTCAAGCATTAGATCTCCAAAAATGTCCTTGTCCATGAAAATAAAAACTAATTAGTCGAATATTGGCCTTGCTCACAGCTATCCACGTTTTTTTCGTCAAGCTGAAACCATCCATGATACAATGCTCTGGTCCACAAGTCTGCCTACCATCTGGATTTAAAGTATTTGTAACTACGATAAATTCATGATACAAGCATCAGGCTTTGGTTATCTCCTCAGGTCACAGCGTGCCAGTACTCCGATAAGATTAAAAGCTGTCGATTTAAACAAATATAAGGCATATTTGACCAGCTAAATGGTTGTGACTGTACAAATAATACCATTTTCCGAAAACAATGGAAAGAATCTGCAACTCGGGTCGAAAAGTTAAGAATTAGTAATCCTTTTTAGACGCCATTTTTTTTCGCGCCATTCAGATTGCGTCAAATCCGGTGTTTATGCAATAGTGTAATTTTAGGCAATTACATTCGGGTTGGCGTCGGAGTTTAAAAGTAGTTCTGGATTACAGGATGCCATCAAAGGAGAACTGGTTCATATTTTGGGTCTGCCATCACATATAAGCAATCATCataacaaatataaatatgCCAAGAAAATTGGCAAAAAAAAACAAGTCTTGATCATCAATCATCTGAAAGATTAAACCAAAAAAGACAATGACAGATTATATTAGAATAAAAAGGTGGGTCAACTATTTAAAATAGATTGCTTTTAGACCagcttatatatatatcctcACCAATATGCAGTCAAACTTTGTAAGATGGACAGTATATTAAGGCAGCACCATTAAACCAATTCAAGTGAGAATGCCCTAATTTATGACTTTCTTTGAGCACAAAGCCTCTTTGAAATGATTAAATTCTAGTAAGAGATGAGATGCTAATTTATTTTCATCGTCCTGATTTCTCACATGTCCCACGTCTAGCAATGGTATATTGATGGAAAAATTAAATGCGCATGCGGCCATTCTCGGGCCGTGTGGACAATAGCCAGCGGGGCTGCcgttttttttcatttgaatttCGCGAAACGCGTTCGCAAAATCACCGCGGGCGCGTCCGCAAAAAGACCTCTTAATTTCATCTCTCTCGGGatacaaaaaaaatagagaaaaatactaaaaaaattatagagaaaagttcttcctcctcttagccacttgtgatttttatttttgctcttttatattttatccTTTTTCTTTCGTTCTTCGCTAGATCGGAAAGTCCGATCAGGTTcgttttgacttcttccgagacgtactAAACCGCGGGCGCGTCCGCAAAAAGACCtcttgatttcatctctttcGGGAtacgaaaaaataaaaaaaatactgaaAAAATTCTAGAGAaaagttcttcctcctcttagccacttgtgatttttatttttgctcttttatattttatccttttttttcgtCTTTGTTGGATCGGAAAGTCCGATCAGGTTcgttttgacttcttccgagacgtactAAAAAATAAGTTGTAGGATCATCGTATCTCAGAGGAGGATTATCGGAAGATCCGTACGTAGGGGCAaacacttctttgggacagtgCCTACGCGCTTCAACTTGCCTACAATCAGGCTATTTCCTCTaacttatatttttaatttaatattagtagatctgtAGAATTTGCAATTTTGtgatttaattttattaaatgaatagatttattttatgctagaatagatttttttattaaaacagaattattttgatgttgaataatatatatacatattattcCCTATAAagattttccattaattgtaATTTTAGATTCATTTGTTTATTTAGATAATATTTTACTAATAATCCAAAAAAGTGTATGTTTATTtcttttgttagtaatatataattcagtAAATCATTCTAAAATGGTAATAATTTGTTTAACCTCCAAAAGATTTATCATACTTCcatttgaactcttcaaggagtAATTTTTAGATCCCATTCaaatgaaaaatttaaaaattggttaatacataataattaattcattgaattgacattttagatttcaattaccataattgatttgctagcacaaaattagtaatcaattattctaataaagtaataaatcttataatttattgaattgacattttagatctcaattataataattgatttgctagcacaaaattagtaatcaattattctaataagataataaatcttataattcattgaattgacattttagatctcaattacaataattgatttgctcgtacaaaattaataatcaattattttaataagataataaatcatataattcattaaattgacattttagatcttaattataatatttgatTTGCTGGCACATaactagtaatcaattattactaatttaaaaaatcaaacgaaaaatttgaaaattggttaattcataacaacaaatttaagtttgcacttaggcttttgtaaaacttaaatttatgtaatttctagtgattatatccactaactaatagtgtcaaagaaaagtttgtcaaaaaggcatacgtgcctaagaaaggctggtacttaagtgaacCTAGTGCTTCACCACTGATCTAGAACTGATCTggctattttttttggatatatcaactAGACATTCAAAATTCAATACAAATTTTAATACAATCTTTTTACATAGACTTTTTACTTTCATTCAGGTTTCTGTCCCTTCTCTATAACCTTGAAcctatggcctcaaacactagtgaccaCCTTAGTGCCAAACTAGAAAAATTTGATAGCTATAACTTCAGGAGGTGGCAAAACCAAATGCtgttctggctcaccacattagggttgATCTCAGCCATAGATGAGAGCACCACTGAAGTTGATAACGGGTCCAACTCAACTACTTCATGATATGCTACTCGCCAAAATTCAAACCGGAATTCATCCTCCTTCCACACTGAATCTTCTGCCTCCACCAGCATACCCTCTAGGACACTTGATGAAATAGACTATCATTACATCTATAGAATCCTAGGTGCCCTTTCTGAGAGGCTATATGACATTATAACATagccaagagtgccaaagaactctgAGACatcctaaaaagcaaatatggtctTAATGATACTGCGGTGAAAAGGTTCAAGACGAGTGTAATAACtccaatttttttatatatataaaaaggatataatagtcttttaaaattgatataaggggtaaaattggaaagaatcaaaagttaatggcataacagtggatatattgaagtgttaggggcaaaaaggaaatttaataattttaaacaaaggatgaatagtgcttgatgtgacttaattaggGGGTTTGAGTGTGCTGTGTCGGTGGAATGAAGCAGAGAAGGAAAGTGGTCTCAGGCGGTGGAATCAAATAGGGAGAAAcacagagagaaggaaaagaaagaaagaaaagaagaagaagaaagaagaagggaagggagTTTGAGATGGAGGGGAGCCCCGGTTGCGTTGTCAACTGAAGGAAAAAGCGTAGGTCTCCTtttcctctacgcaaggacccaagtttcagaaaagaaaaaggtaaatacccatccctacctagtcttctaatgaaattaggctatacaaagggtggatgtggTCTagagaggtggttaaaagaggaagaatcggatttcgacaagttTTTCCGGCActgcggaaaaactgtgtcgaagtcccaatttCGGTGAATTATTTTGGAGGTCAATCGGCCTCCAATGATGATGTATCTTACCATTTTGGAAatttctatgagtgtagaacattgggtataaatttcataaaaattagaGTTCGAAAAGTAGATCAAAATCGGAATGAAGTAACCTGCTGtcagtccgggttactgttcatctggatgaagaagatgaaaaaaggatgatgttgggtcgacccaaggttcagtaaaattttagatttgaaggGATTCGATCCCTTCGCACACCTTGACCCTATAGCATTGGTCCAAGGTGTGTGTTGGATACTCTTGCATCATGATTAATGTAAATTGAGGATTAATTAATAAGaataggagaaaaagaaaaatgttaaTTAGGGGGGGGAGTTGTGTCAACTGAAACTTTTATACTTACAATTGATACGTAGATTATTTGGCCTTGATACAAGAATAAATGTGTTATTAATGCATGTTTCACTTGGGCAAGGAACTAAggatcaagaggaagaagtcccctACTGCCTTCCATA from the Phoenix dactylifera cultivar Barhee BC4 chromosome 14, palm_55x_up_171113_PBpolish2nd_filt_p, whole genome shotgun sequence genome contains:
- the LOC103723472 gene encoding recQ-mediated genome instability protein 1-like, which produces MRRRLRLPSSSDEDDDDRRPQTLTSPKPSPNRNPPPAAPNPPLEISDDDFVDVPDVLSPPSPPPPPPARPAGAPEDNDGSLSVPWTGLDGSLRPIDEFLRRLGLRLRPEWLGFCVKALTSYGSGFEGLDIAGKARRCFEQFLLSDMNICGAGVLPENVQAMHKADLEGPFVLQVDEIINISAPLRERYHDAPAGFKRCLKLSMTDGVQRIFGMEYRPIRELEVLAPAGFKIIICNVHIRRGLLMLVPEVLEVLGGQVDDLDAARQRLVGEVNKPPRSKRKQCGLPLSRRASLAAWPSDVINNGAQTNIPSLKM